The genomic interval gatctattgatcattgaaatttattggatgttgtattaaggttctcgaggaaattagatttttggatagcagtcactctaggaatactggtcgtgatgtgtcattgggggactaaaacgagtatattggatattgccatgttcattgagaaatgtaccacgtgccgtctagttaaggttgagcatcaaggtagacttcaacctctccctattccagagtggaagtgggatgatatttctatggattttgtggtagggttgccgaggactcctagtgggaagaactcaatttgggcgattgttgattggttgatcaagagtgctcatttcttgcccattaataatactgacttgttgggtaagttgactcggttatatgttaaggagatagtgcgtttgcatggaatacccaagagtatcgtgtcagatcgggactcgcgattcacgtcccatttctggaagagtttgcaggcagcattaggcactaaattgaagtttagttcggcgtatcacccctaAACGGACgaccaatcagagcgtactattcagactctggaggatatgttgcggtcttgtgtcatggaattccaaggaagttgggagaatcacttaccgcttattgagttctcttataataacagttttcattcctccattcagatggccccgtatgaagctttatatggacggaagtgcaaatcgcctttatgttgggatgaagttggtgagaacaaattgcttaggcctgagataattcaagaaatgaaggatcaagttcagttatcaagaagaagatggctgaagcgcaaagtcgccagaaaagttacgcagatacaagaagaagagacttatcctttgaagtaggtgattgggtttatcttaaagtctctcctatgaaaggcgttaagcgctttggtaagaaatgaaagcttaatccaagatatgttggccattttcagatcgtagggAAGGTTTGGCtggttgcttatagagtggccttgccggactattttggtggtatgttcttagtctgctcttagttgaatcttattcatgtcttagtcttaatgttgaccttgccaatttcgaggacgaaattttatttaaggggggaagatgtaacaccccacatttttagtgtatttttactaaaggattatttttatttatttaaattttattctcgtattttaaaattggttggatttttaatgatttatttctatgattttaatttggtgaaaattatttttatgtgctttcttaatatttatttattgttatgcagttaaattacttttaatatttatttaattactgtgagatttaattatttcaatttgactttaccattacgtttaaattatttcatttaacttgaggttttgaaatcgtttccgttggatcatttttgtgacccaagttatgaggattagacctcatttctttctctgcattttctctttcctcttttctttttctttcctttttcttttcctcctttcttttctttctttcctggCTTTCTCCCGCGCGACGTCcagctccctcactctctctccgtccgttcttcctctcccccagcccgccgctgtgcgccggcggtggtcgacaccgcccggctccccatctcccccagccaccggcgatgCCACACctccgttagccaccacgagcccattgaagccgcgtCACTCTTtccgccattgcgccgccgtcgcaccaccattggtcaccatcttcttaccacatcatcctcgacctcttggcaacccattggacccaaccccagctccgatccgccaccggtgaagctccaccatccacatttctgattgggtgtttttggtcttctaccacccatttcgccgccacccacggccaaccttcaccaccactagcttcaccgacctccctaggccctaccctatcatttttgggtcttcgtttgtctccgttgaaaagtgggtatctgtgacccacggccatagtgtattttacactgttctgtagctgtttttccacttcttgcagcttcgtgatccttcgaaaattactttatagcattgtaagtatttctccaaagaactttcgtaatttaaatgtatttttgcactaacccattcactgtattttttggcatgccggactgagtccgaggagttcgggggtcggatggatttgtgattggagttgtttggttggatttgatttgattggtaattgttggtttggatattgtgttggttcatgtgcATTTcaatatttcatgcatgatcatgtttgtaaaagaaaactgggttttcatgtattgcattcatgttcatgtgtttatgaaaattgggttttcatgtgaaaatggattttgggtgcgtgtgtatcacgaccccaagccgagatggggcattaactcggtggagctcctctggttactcgggagcggaatatactgagtaacgtcccctggattgtcgtcgggcgacaatgggatcggacgagatggtctcgtgccgactccatggtccttctgctggcggggactagaggatgtctggccacgtacgcgctgggcatcgctcgttgcgtagtgtgggtgcttggccatgtacgcgctgggagcggaactgagcaccgctacgaagccaggacgtgcggattgTCCATAgaggaggccatggtgcatatggaaataatgcatggtgcatttggaattaatgcactattttctgggaaaatagtgcgagttggattttgggtaaatcattttctgggaaaatgttttacggatattttgggccaaaatgggattttggcgtgtgttggaaaattattattttcggggaaaatgatgtcttgtggaaaaatgcatatttttcatgcgcatgcatgttagttgcatttaatgcattttatattatgttgttatttggggtcatacttacctgcgataccattttgtggtaatgcagattttgatgcagatgaggaggaggagggcgagcctgaggagacggctccgcctgaggagtgatctgggatcactcgtttgtttatttgaaaactattgtaatatatttttatggatgactgtataattgctatttaaatttttactgatgtttgattgtaaataaattctggtacttagttgactatccgctgcgttattttatttgtacattgttgcatgtacacacactggcacttcgttgggatgtgtgaccgtgttgtcaccatcctggtgcctcaatccctgtgtatttatataagggggattgggggcgccacaaagtTTCcgttaaaaaaataccaacttagCTGATGTTTTAAACAAAAAGCGCAAAAGGGTAAAAACACCCTTCACACCTACCAGTTACCCGAGACAACCACAATTTCCTTTTTAAGTAACTGTTATTAACAACAAAACTATAACTAGAAGAGACAAAATGCGAGTGACGGCAAGGACATacccacgaaaaaaaaaatcgaggcAGGGCATCGTGGGAGCGCGACTGACGTTGGACAGAGGTGGTGCTGACTTTCCGATGGCgtcacacagagagagagagagagagagagagagagagagctgaaaatgagggagagggagatacTGTGAGAAAGGAAACGAAGGGAGAGCAAAGCCGAAAGGGGAGACACGGCGAGGGGGTGATAGTGGTGATAGTGGCTTACCGAGAGACTGAGGTGGCGTGCGGTGGAATGGGGCTGACGGAACGACAGCTTGCGGCATGGGTTGGCAGGTTGATGGCACATGGTGGAGATCAGTAGGTGCTCTATTTTTTGTGCGGGAAACAGGGGTGCTGGTTTTTACCAATAGCAGAGAACCGGACGGGATACTCGGAGAGCAGTGGCGCACGGCTGGAGTGATGGACTCATAGTGGCTGAGGTACCCGCGGGACTGTGTTTGGTGGAGTTGCGGCACATGAAACTGCTTTGCAGGTGGTGGTTTACTGGTTGCGGATTGAGCCCTTCGGTTTGGTGTTTTGCAGAGAAACGATGGCCTTCTATGAAGAGGGGAAAGAGCGGCACATCTCCTAGGGTTGAGgatatttaacatatatatatatatatataagataaaaatagtaaagagataaaacctaGAGGAAAAGGATAAACGTACATGCATCAAAATGGAAATAAGAACGTGAACATAAGCGACGAAGGCGTGAACCACGTGCATGGATGGCAGTGAGCTGGGTCTTACAAAATATCTGCGAGATATAGAGCCCAAGGCCTAAGGCCCACGAAAAAGGAACCGCTGGCCATAATGCGCCAATACGAAATTCAATTTCGACCACTATTAATGATATAACAGGCAGGATAATGTTCGGCGCGATACACGCCAACGATATCTGCCCGGGCCATGTTAATTCTCCCGGCGTAATGGCTGATTTGGGGCCCTAATAATTAATCCACATCTAGGCTAGAACCAGGGAAAGTCAAACTGTGAGGCAAACCTCTCTCACCCCTCCGAAACTCATATAAATAGATGTCAAATAACATGGTTAAGATAGTTTTGAAACTCCATATACTTCAGATACTCTATTGAATATACACTGATTTAAGCATCCGAAGTGTCCCTAGACACAATATCCAGCCCCTCTTACTTTCTTATTACAGGTTACCAAAAGACATTGTTAGCGTTATGAAACGTGTCCCCAACATGTCAGATCATATAGTAAGAATGGTACTAATAGATATAAATTAACTGATTATAATACTTcgtgggtgtttttttttttttttttaaattaaagggTACGcgaaacttttttttcttatggctggaagtattatttatttttattcttatttttaactTCATTATAGCTAGGCACTTGTAATTaatagtgtaaaaaaaattatttgcaattCTAATATATGAAAGTTCATGTACAAtctcattgaaaaaaaatagataaatttgagatctacatgaaaaaattattttttaagatgtaCCCTACTTTTTTATGCAGTGCTTGCACAAATATACCTGAGAAatagaatgtttgtgaataatattacctgagaagtgttgagaatatttgtgaatagtagtaaaaaagtaataataaaatattaaataatagaaaaagtagatgaaaagtaatgaatagtaaaaaaattggtgaaaagtaataataaagtaaaaaatagtaatgaaagTATTTAAGATACTCTCACTTGTCAAATACACCCAtctgtatctagtattattaaaaaaatagtaatattaaatacagtttGAATATGCAAATCTGgcgttttatttttaaaaagaagtataatttactgttaaaaaaatgattttttcctgagttttagatttatctacatttttttaaatgaacgTGTAAGACTTACACTGAAAATATGCACAGATCAACCAGCTGGAAGCCTGGAACGATTCTAACGGGTCGGGAAAATTATGTGGTGCTTGGAGAACGATTCTGATGGCCTCGATCCCGAATAATTCTGGTTAACCTCCCTGGCCTTTCTTTCATATAGTTTTTTGAGTTAATCATTTTAGGACATGAGTAGCTAGCTGGCTTCTTAATTAATAGCTAGCATAAGTACAGATCTGAGGCGCAGCATCAAGAAATCAGCACAAGCTCGCTCACGTAGCAACGTCGTACGTACGCACGGGTAGCTGCGGCAAAAGATCGAGATCGAGAGAGATGGAAGTTGGTCAAGTGCTCCACATGAATGCTGGAACGGGAGAAACCAGTTACTCAAACAACTCCCACTTACAGGTCATGAATACTTATTATGCAAACAAATGATCAGAAAATGTTTCGTAGTTAATATGTTTACGTGAATTTATAATGGACTACGTACGgccttctcatatatatatatatatatatatatatatatatatatatatatatatcaataaattGCAACATTTGCTATATTTTCGGCATTTTAGCATCCAAATAATTGATGAAAATTACGTTCACAACCTATGATCATTATGCAAACTAAGCATATGAGGAACTCATTTAGATTCTTAATTTGTTTGGACACTGAACAGAAAAAAGTGATATCTATGACCATGCCCATTATAGAGGAGGCTATGACCAATCTCTACAGCAGCACCTCGCCAAGTAGCCTAGTCATCGCCGATTTGGGTTGTTCTTCTGGACACAATTCTTTGTTCGTGGTTGCTGAACTTATTAAGATAGTGGAGAAGCTTCGCCAAGAATCAGGCCATCAATCTCCTGAAATTCAAGTGCTTTTAAATGATCTTCCAGGGAATGACTTCAATACTATTTTCAAGTCCCTACCAAGCTTCCAGAAAAATTTGAGCAGTCAACTCGAAGCTAAAGACGCTGGTCCATATTTTTTCTCAGGAGTTCCCGGTTCTTTTTATGGCAGGCTTTTTATGAAGAAGAGTCTTCATTTCCTTCATTCTTCTTATAGTCTTCATTGGTTATCTCAGGTAACTCTTTCTACGTGTACAATTATCACttgttttaaaagttttaactaatggaatatttaattaaatggagtaGAGTCTAGATTTAAGTTTCAAACTCAAGAACTCTACTATGATACTATATGAAATCACCATCTATCCCAAAAGCGTAAACTGATAGAAAgaattagatttaatttttaacgCTGCAAACAAAAAGTACAGCAATTATCAGTAATCAAGGttcaataataatatgatatgaggtcatgatcaTATGATATTGTAACATGTAGTACTTCCCCTATAATGTGGGAAGCATGCATGGGAATAGCAAACGTTTGTTGGACCTGTTGCTTAAATTTGGAGACCCAACTATGTAGTAATccttgctttttttttctttgctactGCTTATTTAATGGGTTTTTACTACTATCTGTTTGGTCTGTATTCTGGGTACTCTGCAACATTTATAGATGTATGTTAAAACCATTGCAAATTGCGGCCGGTTGCTGCAATTCTGCATGCAATGGATTGCTTTGAATCCTAATATTGTAATGTATAGCAACTTCCATTGAGCTAGTAGTACTTATGGTTGGTCTGCTAGCTACCCATTTGCCTGATCTTGTCCTTCTGGTTCTTTTGTTCATGCTTCAATCAAAGACAGCCTGTTGTCTCAGTATTTTGGTTGCGtatattatgaaataaataagtatttatgTGTGTGTAACTAATGTTACTGTTCTTTAGGTTCCTGAACAGATAGAGAATAACAAAAGGAACATTTACATGGCAAGCACAAGCCCACCAAATGTGCCGAAGGCTTACTATTCGCAATTTCAAAGAGATTTCTCTACATTTTTGAAGTGTCGTGCAGAAGAAATGGTAACAGGAGGAAGAATGGTTTTAACGTTTATCGGGAGAAAAAGTGAAGATCCAATTAACAAAGAAGGTTCTAATTCCATGTGGGACCTATTGGCCATGGCACTAAATGACATGGTCTCCAAGGTAACCCAGCACcctttattataaattatcctAGCCCATTCTTAATATTTGTTGGTGTATGAAtcatttatacatatatagggactcataaaagaagagaaaatggatTCTTTCAACATCCCTCACTACACTCCATCTCTATCCGAAGTGAAATCCGAGATTTTGGAAGAAGGATCTTTCTCCATTGATAGACTGGAGTTCTCTGAAATCAGCAGGAGCACTTACTACAAAGAATGCAACCACTCTGATGTATCCGAAATTGCTGCAAATTCCATAAGAGCTGTTGCAGAACCTTTGCTAGTTAGTCACTTTGGAGATGGCATCATTGAGAAGGTTTTCAGTAGGTACAAGGAAATTCTTTCGGAACACATTTCTCAAGATCAGTTCCTACTTGGGGTTACCAATTTAATCGTTTCTGTGACAAAGAAATgatgatcaaaatatttatgtagtGCTTTAATAAGAGTAGTCATACATACTCACCTAATCACAGATACAGCTATTAACTAGCTACAAGCTGTTATATCTTTTGTTTCTACTTTTCCCTCCAGTACTACTGTGGCAATAAATTTATACTTAATTGACtaatgtttttatcttttattgtaCTAAAATTATGTATCTGAAAATTTGACTTGGACTATGTATCAGATCAAAAGTAGTGACAACATAACACGTTGCCCTCAagttctttttccctttttttttttttttttttttttttttttttttttttttttttttttttttaccttctcTTGGCTTGGCCAAAAAGGCAAAAACGGATACACTGAAACTACCTAAATAAAACAATGCATAATTCTATATACACCAACATGCAGCATGTTCCTCGCGACCTTTgctactaaaaaatatttatttgctaTC from Juglans microcarpa x Juglans regia isolate MS1-56 chromosome 4S, Jm3101_v1.0, whole genome shotgun sequence carries:
- the LOC121263521 gene encoding S-adenosyl-L-methionine:benzoic acid/salicylic acid carboxyl methyltransferase 2-like codes for the protein MEVGQVLHMNAGTGETSYSNNSHLQKKVISMTMPIIEEAMTNLYSSTSPSSLVIADLGCSSGHNSLFVVAELIKIVEKLRQESGHQSPEIQVLLNDLPGNDFNTIFKSLPSFQKNLSSQLEAKDAGPYFFSGVPGSFYGRLFMKKSLHFLHSSYSLHWLSQVPEQIENNKRNIYMASTSPPNVPKAYYSQFQRDFSTFLKCRAEEMVTGGRMVLTFIGRKSEDPINKEGSNSMWDLLAMALNDMVSKGLIKEEKMDSFNIPHYTPSLSEVKSEILEEGSFSIDRLEFSEISRSTYYKECNHSDVSEIAANSIRAVAEPLLVSHFGDGIIEKVFSRYKEILSEHISQDQFLLGVTNLIVSVTKK